The following proteins come from a genomic window of Venturia canescens isolate UGA chromosome 4, ASM1945775v1, whole genome shotgun sequence:
- the LOC122408853 gene encoding uncharacterized LOC122408853: MSIPLDIELKKAQKRVTDFLSKLKILGGPTKSTSVASIEKWLKHVYIGIPSLDKALRSLRVEKTQGYLTFNGTPSGALYTMFRAADLGGIIKLSMLKIPIRASEQLMFDKLMAGNPEKLAREINEAVTAARSKHPGLNTRAVALEKIPRESKSALKSFMLSATTSGSHSVHRYTTGSACWMITIRNLKETYCKVRQYSCHNPGGLSCDDGAHSDQYNVTLVIMAIVELPDDDKRKRDLADETGHNVRKLDNFMKKMINDQFHTVKAFVKRLKDKNQLPTVNVCGLQHRQIENSEIPMCRMCNSSVDPKSTEYSDREQYPKNIRFQCTPDPKSEILNLTPTIWDSLKNAVGNPFAEIRTRREHGCFGLSR; encoded by the coding sequence ATGTCTATACCATTGGACATAGAATTGAAGAAGGCTCAGAAAAGAGTCACAGATTTTctatcaaaattgaaaatattgggCGGCCCGACAAAAAGTACGAGCGTCGCGAGCATTGAAAAGTGGTTAAAGCATGTTTATATTGGCATTCCTTCGTTGGACAAGGCACTGAGGAGCCTTCGTGTTGAAAAAACGCAGGGATATTTGACATTCAACGGCACACCCAGTGGTGCGTTATATACGATGTTCCGCGCAGCCGATCTCGGTGGGATCATCAAACTCTCAATGTTAAAAATTCCGATTCGAGCGAGCGAACAATTGATGTTCGACAAACTGATGGCTGGGAATCCGGAAAAGTTGGCCCGTGAAATAAATGAAGCCGTAACGGCGGCAAGGAGCAAACATCCTGGCCTGAACACAAGGGCTGTAGCATTAGAAAAAATACCCAGAGAATCGAAGAGCGCACTCAAAAGTTTTATGCTCAGTGCAACCACTTCCGGTTCCCACAGTGTACACAGGTACACTACAGGAAGCGCGTGTTGGATGATAACCATTAGAAATTTAAAAGAAACATATTGTAAAGTACGACAATATTCGTGTCATAATCCAGGAGGACTTTCGTGCGATGACGGTGCACACAGTGATCAATATAACGTAACTCTAGTGATCATGGCTATTGTTGAGCTTCCCGATGACGACAAACGAAAACGAGACTTAGCGGATGAAACTGGCCATAATGTACGGAAACTCGACAACTTCATGAAGAAAATGATTAATGATCAGTTTCATACGGTCAAAGCTTTTGTAAAACGTCTCAAAGATAAAAATCAACTACCAACAGTAAATGTTTGCGGTTTGCAGCACCgccaaattgaaaattccgaGATACCAATGTGTCGCATGTGCAATTCAAGTGTCGATCCGAAAAGCACTGAATATTCTGATCGAGAACAATATCCTAAGAACATACGCTTTCAATGTACTCCAGATCCTAAATCTGAAATTCTTAACTTAACACCGACAATATGGGATTCCCTCAAAAATGCAGTAGGGAACCCATTTGCGGAAATAAGAACGAGGAGAGAGCACGGTTGTTTCGGGTTGAGTAGATAA